In the genome of Altererythrobacter sp. TH136, one region contains:
- a CDS encoding 16S rRNA (uracil(1498)-N(3))-methyltransferase: protein MPQVPAWPPRSTPRLFVDQPLAVGAEVPLDAGQLRYLRTVLRLKVGDPVRLFDDRTGEYVARLEERSSVTIDSLLAAREEVPDLWLCVSPIQRDNFALVAEKACELGVRQFVPVEMRRTQIRQINASRLTKRMIEAAEQCERTALPQVEPLVRLDKLLAEWPAERTLFFCDERGGEPAAPAMAARPGPAAILIGPEGGFDDSENAAIRRLPQSVPISLGPRILRAETAAIAAVSLWMSAAGDWRD from the coding sequence CTGCCACAGGTCCCCGCCTGGCCGCCCCGATCGACCCCGCGGCTGTTTGTCGACCAGCCCCTGGCAGTGGGTGCCGAGGTGCCGCTCGACGCCGGCCAGTTGCGCTACCTGCGCACCGTGCTGCGGCTGAAAGTCGGCGACCCGGTCCGCCTGTTCGACGACCGCACCGGCGAATACGTCGCCCGGCTGGAAGAGCGGTCCTCCGTCACCATCGACAGCTTGCTGGCCGCCCGCGAGGAAGTCCCCGACCTGTGGCTGTGCGTCTCACCGATCCAGCGCGACAACTTCGCATTGGTGGCGGAGAAAGCCTGCGAGCTTGGGGTGCGCCAGTTCGTGCCGGTAGAGATGCGCCGGACGCAGATTCGCCAGATCAACGCGTCCCGCCTCACCAAGCGAATGATCGAGGCGGCCGAACAGTGCGAGCGCACCGCCCTGCCGCAGGTTGAACCTCTTGTGCGGCTGGATAAGCTCCTCGCCGAGTGGCCTGCCGAGCGCACGCTGTTCTTCTGCGACGAGCGCGGCGGGGAGCCGGCGGCGCCTGCAATGGCAGCTCGACCCGGTCCGGCCGCCATCCTGATCGGCCCCGAGGGCGGCTTTGACGACAGCGAGAACGCGGCGATCCGCAGGCTGCCTCAGTCGGTGCCGATCTCGCTCGGTCCGCGAATCCTTCGCGCCGAGACTGCCGCCATCGCAGCCGTTTCGCTGTGGATGAGCGCGGCGGGTGACTGGCGCGATTAA